A single window of Vibrio stylophorae DNA harbors:
- the rsmA gene encoding 16S rRNA (adenine(1518)-N(6)/adenine(1519)-N(6))-dimethyltransferase RsmA — MSDKVHLGHRARKRFGQNFLNDPYIIDSIVSAINPRNGENLIEIGPGLGALTEPVAAQVDHLTVVELDRDLAERLMVHPVLKDKLTINQADAMQFDFSALARPDYKMRVFGNLPYNVSTPLMFHLFSFSGCIQDMHFMLQKEVVNRLAAGPGSKAYGRLTVMAQYYCKVTPVLEVPPTAFKPAPKVDSAVVRLTPHAELPHPATNLKWLDRVCREGFGQRRKTVRNCFKKLMDDTVLESLDINPTLRPENLSLAQFVAMANWLDANHGNATDNNPANSDEA, encoded by the coding sequence ATGAGTGACAAAGTTCACCTGGGTCACCGCGCTCGTAAGCGCTTTGGCCAAAACTTTTTGAATGATCCTTATATCATCGACAGCATCGTCTCAGCGATTAACCCACGTAATGGTGAAAACCTGATCGAAATCGGCCCAGGTCTTGGCGCACTGACTGAGCCTGTTGCAGCGCAAGTGGATCACCTCACTGTTGTTGAGCTTGACCGTGATCTTGCTGAACGTCTGATGGTACACCCTGTCCTTAAAGACAAACTCACCATTAACCAAGCTGATGCGATGCAATTTGATTTCTCTGCATTGGCACGCCCTGATTACAAAATGCGTGTATTTGGTAACTTGCCTTATAACGTATCAACACCTTTGATGTTCCATCTCTTTAGCTTTAGCGGCTGCATTCAAGATATGCACTTTATGCTACAAAAAGAGGTGGTGAACCGTCTTGCGGCTGGCCCTGGTAGCAAGGCTTATGGTCGTTTGACCGTGATGGCGCAGTACTACTGCAAAGTAACACCAGTATTGGAAGTACCGCCAACGGCATTTAAACCAGCACCAAAAGTTGACTCAGCTGTGGTTCGTCTTACCCCACATGCTGAATTGCCACACCCTGCCACCAACTTAAAATGGTTGGATCGTGTGTGTCGTGAAGGTTTTGGCCAACGCCGTAAAACCGTACGTAACTGCTTTAAAAAGTTGATGGATGATACCGTGCTTGAGTCTTTGGATATCAACCCAACGCTACGTCCAGAAAACCTCTCGCTGGCACAATTTGTTGCGATGGCCAACTGGCTTGATGCCAATCATGGCAATGCAACAGATAACAATCCAGCGAATAGTGACGAAGCATAA
- the pdxA gene encoding 4-hydroxythreonine-4-phosphate dehydrogenase PdxA, whose product MTLNKSTQRIVVTAGEPAGIGPDLMITMGQHSWPHQLVVCADKTLLAERAKSLGLTIQLKDYDSNVPASASQAGELVVAHVPLASPAIAGKLNEANGRYVLDTLAYAAQGCLSGEFAAVVTGPVHKGVINRAGVPFSGHTEFFQEQAGVHKVVMMLATEGLRVALATTHLPLKDISDAITQASLTEVIEILEQDLKRKFGIAVPKVLVAGLNPHAGEDGCLGREEIDTITPVLDTLRGRGMNLIGPLPADTLFQPKYLADADAVLAMYHDQGLPVLKYKGFGNAVNITLGLPFIRTSVDHGTALDLAGTGNADTGSLWTALAYAQHMVEQQ is encoded by the coding sequence GTGACCCTCAATAAATCAACCCAACGCATTGTCGTCACTGCTGGTGAACCTGCTGGCATTGGCCCAGACCTAATGATCACCATGGGCCAGCATAGCTGGCCCCATCAATTGGTTGTGTGCGCGGATAAAACGCTACTAGCAGAGCGCGCAAAGTCGCTCGGGCTGACAATTCAACTAAAAGACTATGACAGCAATGTACCAGCCAGTGCTAGCCAAGCTGGTGAACTTGTGGTTGCACATGTACCTTTGGCATCACCAGCCATCGCTGGCAAGCTCAATGAAGCCAATGGTCGCTATGTCCTCGACACTCTTGCTTACGCCGCACAGGGCTGTTTAAGTGGTGAATTTGCCGCGGTGGTCACAGGCCCAGTGCACAAAGGGGTGATTAACCGCGCTGGCGTGCCTTTTAGTGGCCACACAGAATTTTTCCAAGAGCAAGCTGGCGTTCATAAAGTCGTGATGATGCTGGCAACCGAGGGACTTCGCGTTGCGCTAGCAACCACTCACTTACCACTTAAAGACATTTCTGATGCCATTACCCAGGCATCGCTTACGGAAGTGATTGAAATTCTCGAGCAAGACCTCAAGCGCAAATTTGGCATTGCTGTGCCAAAAGTATTGGTCGCAGGCCTCAATCCACATGCGGGCGAAGATGGCTGTTTGGGTCGCGAAGAAATTGACACCATCACCCCAGTCCTTGATACACTACGCGGCCGCGGCATGAACCTGATTGGTCCATTACCCGCAGACACATTATTTCAACCCAAATATCTCGCTGATGCCGATGCGGTATTGGCCATGTATCACGATCAAGGGTTGCCCGTACTTAAGTACAAAGGCTTTGGCAACGCGGTGAACATCACCCTTGGCCTGCCCTTTATTCGCACCTCAGTAGATCACGGAACGGCGTTAGATCTCGCTGGAACTGGAAACGCAGACACAGGCAGCCTCTGGACAGCGCTCGCCTATGCGCAACATATGGTAGAACAACAGTAA
- the surA gene encoding peptidylprolyl isomerase SurA — MKKWIYLCLCVVSLVAPAQAQSLDQVAVIVNDGVILESDINRAHQILTMNAALKGQSVPSLSVMRDQIIDNLIDQELQLQQAKRIGLEISDAQLDEAIARIAKGEGLSVDGLRRAVEKNGVSYADFRQSVRDDMAAGRARGAIVQRQINVLPEEVKALAKALQDQSTQNVQYHLGHIQVKFDESEDAKAAIDQIVKRLNNGADFATLAFTESNGPKALQGGDWGWLRKEAMPTLFADQIGAQGKGAIIGPFRSGQGYHILKIFDVKGLETVSAQEIDSRHILLKTTPILSDAGAKAELERIAQSIRSGEVSFAKMASEYSDDPGSAVKGGNLGWQDPSIFVPEFQHAIETQPIGVIGQPFVTAHGWHIVEVLGRKKVDRTEQAMLDQAYRMLMGRKFNDEAQSWLLQLRNSAYIEVINRDPQ; from the coding sequence ATGAAAAAGTGGATTTACCTGTGTCTTTGCGTTGTGAGTCTTGTTGCCCCAGCCCAAGCTCAGTCACTCGATCAGGTGGCCGTCATCGTCAACGATGGCGTCATTTTGGAAAGTGATATCAATCGCGCTCACCAAATTTTAACGATGAACGCAGCGCTAAAAGGACAAAGCGTTCCTAGTTTATCCGTGATGCGCGATCAAATTATCGATAACCTCATCGACCAAGAGTTACAGCTTCAGCAAGCCAAACGCATCGGTCTTGAAATTAGTGATGCACAGCTTGATGAGGCCATTGCTCGCATTGCTAAAGGCGAAGGACTTTCTGTTGATGGTCTGCGCCGCGCGGTCGAGAAAAACGGCGTGAGTTATGCTGATTTTCGTCAAAGTGTTCGTGATGATATGGCTGCTGGCCGCGCTCGTGGCGCCATTGTTCAGCGCCAAATCAACGTGCTACCAGAGGAAGTCAAAGCACTAGCCAAAGCACTGCAAGATCAAAGCACACAAAACGTGCAATATCACTTGGGCCACATTCAGGTGAAATTTGACGAAAGTGAAGATGCAAAAGCGGCCATTGACCAAATCGTGAAGCGCTTAAACAACGGTGCTGATTTTGCCACTCTTGCCTTTACTGAATCTAATGGTCCAAAGGCACTACAAGGCGGTGACTGGGGCTGGCTTCGTAAAGAAGCGATGCCGACCCTCTTTGCCGATCAAATTGGCGCGCAAGGTAAAGGTGCCATCATCGGTCCATTCCGCAGCGGTCAGGGTTACCATATTCTCAAAATTTTTGATGTGAAAGGCCTCGAAACCGTCTCTGCGCAAGAGATTGATAGCCGCCATATTTTGCTCAAAACCACCCCAATCTTAAGTGATGCAGGCGCTAAAGCTGAGCTCGAACGTATCGCACAATCAATTCGCAGTGGCGAGGTGAGCTTTGCGAAAATGGCCAGTGAATACAGTGATGACCCAGGTTCTGCCGTCAAAGGTGGCAACCTTGGCTGGCAAGACCCAAGTATTTTTGTGCCCGAGTTTCAGCATGCCATCGAGACTCAACCCATTGGTGTTATTGGCCAACCTTTTGTCACTGCGCACGGCTGGCATATTGTCGAAGTCCTTGGTCGCAAAAAAGTCGATCGCACAGAGCAAGCTATGTTGGATCAAGCCTATCGCATGCTGATGGGGCGCAAATTCAATGACGAAGCACAAAGCTGGCTGCTACAACTTCGCAACAGCGCCTACATTGAGGTAATCAATCGTGACCCTCAATAA